Proteins encoded in a region of the Massilia sp. UMI-21 genome:
- the xth gene encoding exodeoxyribonuclease III: protein MPRIISANLNGIRSAHKKGFFNWLATQSADYICVQELKAQQADMTEEFLSPHGYHGHFHYAEKKGYSGTGVYSRTAPDNKRIGFGCMEFDAEGRYTRCDFGKLTVISVYCPSGSSSPERQLAKFRFMEVFLPHLAELKAEGREVVICGDWNIAHKEIDLKNWKSNQKNSGFLPEERAWMTRIFDELGLVDVHRKVAPEAADYTWWSNRGQAYAKNVGWRIDYHVATPGIAARASSVSIYKDERFSDHAPLIIDYDL from the coding sequence ATGCCACGAATTATTTCCGCGAATCTGAACGGGATCCGTTCCGCCCACAAGAAGGGCTTCTTCAACTGGCTCGCCACCCAGTCCGCCGACTACATCTGCGTGCAGGAACTGAAGGCGCAACAGGCCGACATGACCGAGGAATTCCTGTCGCCGCACGGCTACCACGGCCACTTCCACTACGCCGAAAAGAAGGGCTACTCGGGCACCGGCGTGTACAGCCGCACGGCGCCCGACAACAAGCGCATCGGTTTCGGCTGCATGGAATTCGACGCCGAAGGCCGCTATACGCGCTGCGACTTCGGCAAGCTGACCGTGATCTCGGTCTACTGCCCGTCGGGCTCCTCGTCGCCGGAACGCCAGCTGGCCAAGTTCCGCTTCATGGAAGTGTTCCTGCCACACCTGGCCGAGCTGAAGGCCGAAGGCCGCGAAGTCGTGATCTGCGGCGACTGGAACATCGCCCACAAGGAAATCGACCTCAAGAACTGGAAGAGCAACCAGAAGAACTCGGGCTTCCTGCCGGAAGAGCGCGCCTGGATGACCCGCATCTTCGACGAACTCGGCCTGGTGGACGTGCACCGCAAGGTGGCGCCGGAGGCCGCCGATTACACCTGGTGGAGCAACCGCGGCCAGGCCTATGCCAAGAACGTGGGCTGGCGCATCGACTACCACGTGGCCACTCCCGGCATCGCGGCGCGCGCCAGCTCGGTCTCGATTTACAAGGACGAGCGCTTCAGCGACCACGCGCCTTTAATCATCGATTACGACCTTTGA
- the pyrE gene encoding orotate phosphoribosyltransferase, whose amino-acid sequence MSDLRQEFIAFSVKAEVLKFGHFTTKAGRQSPYFFNAGLFHDGATLGQLAQFYAQTLLDSGVEFDMLFGPAYKGITLASATAVALAAKGRNTSFAYNRKEAKDHGEGGTIVGAKLAGKVVIIDDVISAGTSVRESVDMIRAAGAEPAAVLIALDRMERSGKDGALSEHSAVQQVSQEFGIPVISIANLDDLFTYLSNEAGADLGAHKQAVAAYRERYGV is encoded by the coding sequence GTGAGCGACCTGCGCCAGGAATTTATTGCATTTTCGGTCAAGGCCGAGGTATTGAAGTTCGGACATTTCACGACCAAGGCGGGGCGCCAGTCGCCATATTTCTTCAACGCCGGCCTGTTCCACGACGGCGCGACGCTCGGCCAGCTGGCGCAGTTCTACGCGCAGACCCTGCTCGACTCCGGCGTCGAATTCGACATGCTGTTCGGCCCGGCCTACAAGGGCATTACGCTGGCCTCGGCGACCGCCGTGGCGCTGGCCGCCAAGGGCCGCAACACCTCCTTCGCCTACAACCGCAAGGAAGCCAAGGACCATGGCGAGGGCGGCACCATCGTCGGCGCCAAGCTGGCGGGCAAGGTCGTGATCATCGACGACGTGATCTCGGCCGGCACCTCGGTGCGCGAATCGGTCGACATGATCCGCGCCGCCGGCGCCGAACCGGCGGCCGTGCTGATCGCGCTCGACCGCATGGAGCGTTCGGGCAAGGACGGCGCGCTGTCGGAGCACTCGGCGGTGCAGCAGGTGTCGCAGGAATTCGGCATTCCGGTGATCTCGATCGCCAACCTGGACGACCTGTTCACCTATCTCTCGAACGAGGCTGGCGCCGACCTGGGCGCGCACAAGCAGGCCGTTGCGGCTTATCGCGAGCGTTACGGGGTGTGA